From Staphylococcus sp. IVB6214:
AACTAACGTTGTTAAATCTGTATCTTTATCTGTCAATGACAAATCACTGAAATCACTCGTTTCTGTCATTTGGTTCGTATTGACAATCACATCGAGTCCGGCACGCACTGCGGCAGTTGCACCTCTTACTGAATCTTCAATCGCTAAACAATACGCAGGGTTATGATTCAATGACTGCACTGCTGTTAAGTACAAGTCTGGTTCTGGTTTTACCTCTTCCACATCTTCTCTACCAACAACAACAGAAATATAGTCATTCAAACCAAGCGCTTCGATTGTCGGTAAAACTTTTTGACGCAGGCTACTTGTTGCGATTGCCATTGGAATATGACGTTGTTTCAATTGTTGC
This genomic window contains:
- a CDS encoding HAD family hydrolase — encoded protein: MYRAVIFDFDGTVIDTEQHLYDVINQHLVAEGHEPVTLAFYRANIGGRALDLHNHIINLLGEEKVEQLYREHHEGAKHLSLRPGVAKLMQQLKQRHIPMAIATSSLRQKVLPTIEALGLNDYISVVVGREDVEEVKPEPDLYLTAVQSLNHNPAYCLAIEDSVRGATAAVRAGLDVIVNTNQMTETSDFSDLSLTDKDTDLTTLVERYFEGRK